The following are encoded together in the Rhizobium tumorigenes genome:
- a CDS encoding UxaA family hydrolase, whose product MNNQPWIILSNGDNVAVATAPIAAGTAFSGLLTTREKIDPGHKFALRDLGLGEAVVKYGQAIGRTTAEIKAGDHVHSHNLHFENDRLSVTAAAAPEPATEAEKARTFQGYRRADGRAATRNYIGILASVNCSTTVCRAIAEEANRTLLPHYDGIDGFVPIVHDQGCGMSSTGDGMHILHRTLAGYARHVNFGGVLMIGLGCEVNQLTLYGQSGAGASKRHFNIQDAGGSRRAVNLAMGVLKEICEEVGTARREPISVSEIIIGLQCGGSDGFSGITANPALGAAADILAAAGGTAILSETSEIYGAEHLLRSRAVSEDVAAKLDAKITWWEQYVALHGASLDNNPSPGNKRGGLTTILEKSLGAVAKGGRSPLTDVYGYAERVTGRGLVFMDTPGYDPVSATGQVAGGANMIAFTTGRGSCFGSRPAPSFKLSSNSALYKAMEEDMDIDCGTIATGETTIEAKGREIFELIIETASGKKTKSEAFGYGDNEFVPWHLGATL is encoded by the coding sequence TTGAACAACCAGCCTTGGATCATCTTGTCCAACGGTGACAATGTCGCCGTTGCGACTGCACCGATCGCAGCCGGAACTGCGTTTAGCGGACTGCTGACGACGCGCGAAAAGATCGACCCGGGCCACAAGTTCGCGCTGAGGGATCTTGGTTTGGGCGAAGCTGTGGTCAAGTACGGTCAGGCGATCGGCCGCACGACGGCTGAGATCAAGGCTGGCGATCATGTGCACAGCCATAACCTGCATTTCGAGAACGACCGGCTTTCCGTGACGGCAGCAGCCGCGCCGGAGCCGGCCACCGAGGCTGAAAAGGCCCGTACGTTCCAGGGCTATCGGCGCGCCGACGGACGCGCAGCAACCCGGAACTATATCGGCATCCTTGCCAGCGTGAACTGTTCCACCACGGTTTGCCGCGCCATCGCAGAAGAGGCAAACCGGACGCTGCTGCCGCACTATGACGGTATCGACGGGTTCGTGCCGATCGTCCACGATCAGGGTTGCGGTATGAGCTCGACCGGCGATGGTATGCATATCCTGCACCGGACACTGGCCGGCTATGCACGTCACGTCAATTTCGGTGGCGTGCTGATGATTGGGCTTGGATGCGAGGTCAATCAGCTGACGCTCTACGGCCAGAGCGGCGCCGGTGCCAGCAAGCGTCATTTCAATATTCAGGATGCCGGTGGCTCGCGCCGTGCCGTCAACCTTGCCATGGGCGTGCTCAAGGAAATCTGCGAGGAAGTGGGCACCGCTCGCCGCGAACCGATCTCCGTCAGCGAGATCATCATCGGCCTGCAGTGCGGCGGCTCGGATGGCTTTTCCGGAATCACTGCCAATCCGGCGCTGGGGGCTGCGGCAGATATCCTCGCTGCTGCCGGCGGGACGGCTATTCTTTCGGAAACCTCGGAAATCTATGGTGCAGAACACCTGCTGCGCAGCCGGGCGGTCAGCGAAGACGTCGCTGCCAAGCTCGACGCCAAGATCACTTGGTGGGAACAGTATGTCGCCCTGCACGGCGCCTCTCTCGACAACAATCCGTCGCCCGGCAACAAGCGCGGCGGCCTGACGACTATCCTCGAGAAATCGCTGGGGGCAGTCGCCAAGGGTGGCCGCTCGCCGCTGACCGACGTGTATGGCTATGCTGAACGGGTCACCGGCCGCGGCTTGGTATTCATGGATACACCTGGTTACGACCCCGTGTCGGCGACCGGACAGGTTGCCGGTGGCGCCAACATGATCGCATTCACGACAGGACGTGGAAGCTGCTTCGGCTCGCGCCCTGCCCCGTCGTTCAAGCTGTCCAGCAACTCCGCGCTCTACAAAGCGATGGAAGAGGACATGGATATCGACTGCGGCACGATTGCCACCGGCGAGACGACCATCGAGGCCAAGGGCCGCGAGATCTTCGAGCTGATCATCGAAACGGCATCGGGCAAGAAAACCAAGAGCGAAGCCTTCGGCTATGGCGACAACGAGTTTGTCCCTTGGCATCTGGGTGCGACGCTTTAA
- a CDS encoding GntR family transcriptional regulator yields the protein MARQNTVFKEAFNRYAATLVPHAALPSEPDIAAQLGISRSTARAILLRLSDVGIIQWNKREKTVLRPPVAADLFPEQETNSLHDIIERSFMLRILSDEAQPGMQINELELAREIGTGTTSVREFLIRFSRFGLIEKRPNSHWTLKGFTREFALELADVREMFELHSAAEFGRLPADHPAWASLAAIRKEHDELLADFDERYRDFSQLDEKFHLLIQRASNNRFIADFYDVIAIVFHYHYQWNKAQARERNARAVAEHLAYIDALQSRDIGRIDEACRHHLRSARQTLLQSIPQAPSEEGNPK from the coding sequence ATGGCCAGACAAAACACGGTGTTCAAGGAGGCGTTCAATCGCTACGCGGCGACGCTCGTCCCGCATGCTGCATTGCCGTCAGAGCCCGATATCGCGGCCCAGCTCGGCATCAGTCGCAGCACTGCGCGCGCAATTCTCCTGCGGCTGAGCGATGTCGGTATCATCCAGTGGAACAAGCGCGAGAAGACGGTGCTCCGCCCGCCCGTCGCTGCCGATCTGTTTCCAGAGCAGGAAACGAATTCGCTGCACGACATCATCGAGCGCAGCTTCATGCTGCGCATATTGTCGGACGAAGCCCAGCCGGGCATGCAGATCAACGAACTGGAACTCGCCCGCGAAATCGGCACCGGCACGACCAGCGTGCGTGAGTTCCTCATTCGCTTCTCGCGCTTCGGGCTGATCGAAAAACGCCCCAACAGCCATTGGACGCTGAAGGGTTTTACCCGCGAGTTCGCGTTGGAACTGGCTGACGTCCGCGAAATGTTCGAGCTGCACTCGGCAGCGGAGTTCGGGCGGCTTCCGGCCGATCATCCCGCATGGGCAAGCCTTGCCGCGATCCGCAAGGAGCACGACGAGTTGCTTGCCGACTTCGACGAGAGATATCGTGACTTCTCACAACTCGACGAGAAATTTCACCTGCTGATCCAGCGCGCGTCCAACAACCGTTTCATCGCCGATTTCTACGACGTCATCGCCATCGTCTTCCACTATCACTACCAGTGGAACAAGGCACAGGCCCGGGAGCGGAATGCCAGGGCGGTTGCCGAGCATCTGGCCTATATCGACGCCCTGCAATCGCGCGACATCGGCCGTATCGACGAGGCTTGCCGCCATCACCTGAGGTCTGCCCGGCAGACATTGCTGCAATCGATACCGCAGGCCCCGAGCGAGGAAGGAAACCCAAAGTGA
- a CDS encoding mannitol dehydrogenase family protein encodes MKTPIMQFGTSRFLQAHADLFVSEAMEKGEALGPITVVQTTGASERAERLKGLAVEGGFPVHIRGIEHGRPVDRVQQVTSVRRALSASADWAEVERIFVEEVELVLCNTADRGYDISLEPVTLPPNLPVSFPGKLTVLLHRRFVSGRTGLTILPCELISRNGEALRAIVTGLASSWYADDAFNAWLATDVIFCNTLVDRIVSEPLSPAGAVAEPYALWAIQRMPGQALPCIHPDIVVADDIEPYEKLKLFILNLGHTFLANRWIEQGSTEAMTVREMLGDAQTRSALVSLYETEVVPGFARKKMQVEAEAYVVATLQRFDNPFLNHKLSDIAQNHAEKIRRRFQGFVEWSGITAPTLQAIIRSNADV; translated from the coding sequence GTGAAGACCCCCATCATGCAGTTCGGCACCAGTCGCTTCCTCCAGGCCCATGCCGATCTCTTCGTCAGCGAGGCGATGGAGAAAGGCGAGGCCCTCGGGCCTATTACCGTCGTGCAAACGACAGGTGCAAGCGAGCGCGCCGAACGCCTCAAGGGGCTCGCTGTCGAAGGCGGCTTTCCTGTCCATATCCGTGGCATTGAACACGGCCGCCCGGTTGACCGCGTGCAACAGGTGACCAGCGTCAGGCGTGCACTCTCCGCATCCGCGGATTGGGCCGAGGTCGAGCGCATCTTTGTCGAGGAAGTCGAACTGGTCCTCTGCAACACCGCAGACCGGGGATACGATATTTCCCTCGAGCCCGTGACGCTTCCGCCGAATCTGCCGGTGTCCTTCCCCGGAAAACTGACGGTTTTGCTGCATCGCCGGTTCGTGTCAGGGCGAACAGGTCTGACAATCCTGCCTTGCGAGTTGATCAGCAGGAATGGCGAGGCGTTGCGAGCTATCGTGACCGGCCTTGCCTCCAGCTGGTACGCGGACGACGCCTTCAATGCGTGGCTCGCTACTGACGTGATCTTCTGCAACACGCTGGTCGACCGTATCGTCTCCGAGCCGCTGTCGCCGGCCGGCGCGGTTGCCGAGCCTTACGCTCTCTGGGCAATACAGAGGATGCCGGGGCAAGCCTTGCCCTGTATCCATCCGGATATTGTCGTGGCCGATGACATCGAGCCGTACGAGAAACTCAAACTGTTCATCCTCAATCTCGGCCATACCTTTCTTGCCAATCGCTGGATCGAGCAGGGCAGCACGGAAGCGATGACCGTGCGCGAAATGCTCGGCGATGCGCAAACGCGAAGCGCTCTTGTGTCGCTCTACGAGACCGAAGTCGTTCCGGGTTTTGCGCGAAAGAAAATGCAGGTCGAGGCGGAAGCCTATGTGGTCGCGACATTGCAACGCTTCGACAATCCGTTTCTCAACCACAAGCTTTCCGACATCGCACAGAACCATGCTGAGAAAATTCGCCGACGTTTCCAGGGCTTCGTGGAGTGGTCGGGCATCACCGCTCCGACCCTGCAGGCCATTATCCGCTCCAATGCCGACGTGTAA
- a CDS encoding phosphate/phosphite/phosphonate ABC transporter substrate-binding protein — MRLASLAMYTTPAPVAAANDALWAYLGNRLRQLGLDGVPDDLDRLVGYDQAWLRPDLLVAQTCGLPFVTKLLDRVRLLATPVYDLPGCNGPLNRSKIIVAKTSPATGLKDLRGLTAAINEPGSNSGSNLFRAAIAPLARDGRFFGSVIETGGHLASIEAVASGKADVAAIDCVTFGNTLRFDPDRLANIRILAETPEGPGLPFITSIRTTDDEIAAIRLVLDEVAVATELVEVREVLSLRRFEVLPESAYEGLAELARGAASLGYPVIA; from the coding sequence ATGCGCCTTGCAAGCCTAGCCATGTACACCACGCCAGCCCCGGTTGCTGCTGCCAACGACGCACTATGGGCTTATCTCGGAAACCGGTTGCGCCAGCTAGGGCTCGATGGTGTCCCGGACGATCTGGACAGGCTTGTGGGCTACGATCAGGCCTGGCTGCGTCCAGACCTGCTGGTGGCGCAGACCTGCGGCCTCCCCTTCGTGACGAAGCTGCTTGATCGTGTTCGCTTGCTCGCAACACCCGTCTACGATCTGCCGGGCTGTAACGGACCTCTCAACCGCAGCAAGATCATCGTCGCGAAAACCAGTCCTGCCACGGGCCTCAAAGACCTGCGCGGATTGACTGCCGCCATCAACGAGCCCGGCTCGAATTCCGGCAGCAACCTTTTTCGCGCAGCCATCGCACCGCTTGCTCGAGACGGCCGATTTTTCGGCTCCGTAATCGAGACCGGTGGCCACCTCGCCAGCATCGAAGCCGTCGCCTCCGGCAAGGCTGACGTGGCCGCTATTGACTGCGTCACTTTCGGCAACACGCTGCGATTCGATCCCGATCGGCTTGCCAACATACGCATCCTTGCCGAAACCCCGGAAGGGCCAGGCCTGCCTTTCATCACGTCGATCAGGACGACGGACGACGAGATTGCGGCAATCAGGCTCGTTCTGGATGAGGTCGCTGTGGCAACGGAACTCGTTGAAGTCAGGGAAGTCCTGTCGCTTCGACGTTTCGAGGTCCTGCCCGAAAGCGCCTATGAGGGTCTTGCCGAACTGGCGCGCGGTGCCGCATCGCTCGGCTATCCCGTCATAGCCTGA